From the genome of Nicotiana sylvestris chromosome 2, ASM39365v2, whole genome shotgun sequence, one region includes:
- the LOC104238723 gene encoding uncharacterized protein isoform X2 produces MLLALSEKIKSSEDNFVAYLNENKRRGRLPKGVTDIYKTDPVLQQKPYELYNEKAKSRMFFKEIGDDKYTLTDVHIDVLLYYMRKKHIYHINEYPFASTTTDVDFNDTLDLHIVTGSVVQKAGLSLNFGMWDLDLGFVSIYWVRIVDVGFHGHLLKIFSV; encoded by the exons ATGTTGCTGGCATTATCGGAAAAAATCAAATCTTCTGAGGATAATTTTGTAGCATATTTAAATGAAAACAAGAGAAGAGGTCGTCTACCAAA GGGTGTAACTGATATTTACAAAACAGATCCTGTACTGCAACAAAAGCCATATGAACTTTACAATGAGAAAGCTAAATCAAGAATGTTCTTTAAAGAGATTGGCGATGATAAGTATACTTTAACTGATGTG CACATAGATGTTTTATTATATTATATGAGGAAGAAACATATATATCACATCAATGAGTATCCATTTGCCTCAACAACAACAGATGTGGACTTTAATGACACTTTGGATTTGCATATAGTGACTGGAAGCGTCGTCCAGAAGGCTGGACTGAGTTTGAATTTTGGAAtgtgggatttggatttgggctttGTCAGTATATATTGGGTGAGAATCGTAGATGTGGGATTTCATGGTCATCTGTTGAAAATATTTTCTGTCTGA
- the LOC104238723 gene encoding uncharacterized protein isoform X1 has product MRIQESKGNLEGTDVVTGGTDVEAIFRDIEKGNIILDSPEVEQGIPIENVNTTSGGMERELETALTTLFEMRIQGSKGNLEGTDAVTGGTDVKAIFRDIEKGNITLDSPEVEQGIPILNVNATSGAKEREPETGLATLSEMCIQESKGNLDGIGRKLNEKEPLVVHEIIEKIQQVSVRRLVSLFIILEICPGNDCFPVCYTG; this is encoded by the coding sequence ATGCGCATCCAAGAAAGTAAAGGTAATTTGGAAGGAACAGATGTTGTAACAGGAGGTACAGATGTTGAAGCTATTTTTCGCGATattgaaaaaggaaatataatTTTGGATTCACCTGAAGTGGAACAAGGTATTCCTATAGAAAATGTGAATACAACATCTGGAGGAATGGAAAGGGAACTTGAGACTGCTCTGACAACTCTTTTTGAAATGCGCATCCAAGGAAGTAAAGGTAATTTGGAAGGAACAGATGCTGTAACAGGAGGTACAGATGTTAAAGCCATTTTTCGCGATATTGAAAAGGGGAATATAACTTTGGATTCACCTGAAGTGGAACAAGGTATTCCTATATTAAATGTGAATGCAACATCTGGAGCAAAGGAAAGGGAACCTGAGACTGGTCTGGCAACTCTTTCTGAAATGTGCATCCAAGAAAGTAAAGGTAATTTGGATGGAATTGGAAGGAAGTTGAATGAAAAAGAACCTCTTGTTGTTCATGAAATTATTGAAAAGATTCAGCAGGTTAGTGTGCGCAGGCTTGTTTCCCTGTTTATTATACTGGAAATCTGTCCTGGGAATGATTGCTTTCCAGTATGTTATACTGGATGA